GCCGAGGCGCACGAGGACCTCACCCGCAGGCTGAGCGACTCATGAGGCGACCCGCCCGCGCCGGGGTGATCGCTGCAGCCACGCTCGCGCTGACGGCCTGCGGGGTCGTGCCGCAGCTGCCCGGCGAGCTGCCGACCGACTACGTCCCCGAGGTCCCCGCCCCCTCCGTCTCCGACCCCGGGGCGCTGTCCGCCGACGGCGTGGACGCCGCCGAGCGCATGGCGGTGCGGATCCGCAACGTCGGGTGCGGGGAGCTGAGCACCGGCTCGGGTTTCGCGTTGGACGAGCGCACCGTCATCACCAACCGGCACGTCGTCGCCGACGCCGACCGGATCCAGATCTCCACCTACGACGGCCGCGAGATCGACGCCGTCTCCGCGAGCGTCGCCGACGTCGCGGACCTCGCCCTGCTCCGCACCGCCGAGCCGCTGGCCACGGTGCCCGGCCTCGCCGAGGTCGACGCCGAGGTCGGCGAGCCGGTGACGGTCGTCGGCTACCCGCGCGGCGGCCAGCTGTCGACGGCGCAGGGGTCGGTGCTCGGCTACGAGCTCGACACCCTCGGCTCGGACCTCGGCATGGTCGGCCGGACGAACGCCCAGGTCGACCACGGCTCCTCGGGCAGCGCGGTCCTCGGCAGCGAGGGCCAGGTGGTCGGCGTCGTCTACGCCATGGACGTGTGGTCCAACAGCTACATGGTCCCGGTGAGCACGCTGCACGACCTCCTCGCCGAGGACGCGTTCGAGCCGCTCACCTCCTGCCGCGAGACCGGCGGCTAGGCCGCCGGGTCCGCCGGCGGGCGCCCCACGACCATCGCGTCCCGCAGGTCCGGGTCGAACACGGCCGCTGTCTGCTCGTCGAGGCGCGCGCCGAGCCCGTCGAGGACGGCGGTGAAGAACGCCCGGGCCGCGGCGGCGTAGACGACGTCGGCGACGTCGGCATCGCTCAGCCCGAGGGCGCGGAGCTCGTCGACGTCGGTCTGCTCGATCGAGGCGGCGTCCGTCGCCACCTTCCCGGCGAACCGCAGGACAGCCTCGTCCACAGGGGAGAGCCCGGCGCCGCCGGCGATGGCACGCACCGCCTCCTCGTCGCCGCACACGTCGCGCAGCGCCGTGGAGTGGGCGGCGGTGCAGTAGGTCGAGCGCACGGCCCGCGCGGCCCCGATGGAGGCGATCTCGTAGCGTCGCCTGTCCATCCCGGAGCGGATGGTGCCGTTGAGGGCGCGCCAGGCGTGAGCGACCTGCGGGCGCGGCGCGAAGCACGCGGCGTAGTTCGGCACGAAGCCCCACACCTCGCGCTCCCCCGCGTAGTACTCCGCGACGTCGGCCTCCTCGGCCCGCCGCCCCTCGTCGATGAACATCGACCCAGTGTGCTCCCGCCGGGGAGCCGCGACCAGGGTCAGGAGGGGGCGGTCATCGGGTAGAGCTCGAGGGAGTCGACGCGGTCGGTGAGGACCGGGTCGGCGCTCAGCGCCTCCTGAGCCCGCGTGACGGCGTCCATCATCTGCTCGCGGGTGAGGCCCGGGGCGAGGGCGAGCAGGGCGCGCAGCTCGCTGCGCACGCCGCGCTCGAGGCGCACCGCGGTGAGCTCGGTGATCCCCCGCAGCGCGTTGACGGCCACGGCGGTGAGCTCGGGGTCCTGCCAGGACGGCACCCAGCGCACGTTGTTGACGATCGCCCACACGGCGGGCCGCCCCAGCAGGACCGTCACCGGGCCGGCGGGGTCGAGCACGAGCATGGAGTCGGCGTCCGCGACGGAGGACAGCGCGGCGCGCACGCCCTCGACCGGCACCGGGCGGGCGGTGGCGTCCCAGGCCCGCATCGCGTCGACCGAGCTGAACACCGGGAGCGCCGCACGGCCGTCCGGTGTCCGCACCGAGACCATCGCCGCCGAGGCGCACGCGTCCGCCTGCGGGTCGCCCGACCCGTGCTTCGTGTGGCCGGAGACGGCGCCCTCCTCGTCCCGGCCGGGGTGGGCGTGGGCGACGACGGGCACGAGCACCCGCGCCTCGCGCAGGACGTCGGCGACCGCGACGAGCCGCTCGGTCTCGTCGGTGAGGGCGAGGGCGGCGACGAGCTCGGGCGGTGCCGAGCCGTCGTCGCCGGAGAACGGGTTGGCCTTGAGCGTGCGCCCGGCCCACGGCTGGCCCGCGGAGTCGGCGGTCTCGCTGGGCGTCCGGGCGCCGAGCTTGGCGGCGAGGTCCGGGCGCGGACGCGCGGCGTCACCGCCGCCCGGCATCATCTCGGGAGGCAGCGGCGTCACGGCCGCCCCGCGACGTCCAGCGCCTCGGGCAGGGTGAAGGCCCCGGCGTACAGCGCCTTGCCAACGATCGCGCCCTCGACGCCGGCGTCGACCAGGGTGCGCAGCGCGGCGATGTCCTCGAGGGAGGAGACGCCGCCGGAGGCGACGACCGGTGCCTCGGTGCGCTCGCACACCTCGCGCAGCAGATCGAGGTTCGGTCCGCTGAGCATGCCGTCCTTGCGCACGTCGGTGAGGACGTAGCGGGCGCAGCCGTCGGCGTCGAGCCGGGCGAGCACCTCCCACAGGTCCCCGCCCTCGCGGGTCCAGCCGCGGGCGGCGAGGGTGGTGCCGCGCACGTCGAGCCCGACGGCGATGCGCTCACCGTGACGGGCGATGACCTTGGCGGTCCACTCGGGGTCCTCGAGCGCCGCGGTGCCGAGGTTGACCCGCTTGGCGCCGGTGTCCAGCGCCCGGGCGAGGCTCTCGTCGTCGCGGATGCCGCCGGAGAGCTCGACGGCGACGTCGAGGTCGGAGACGAGCCCGGCGAGCAGCTCGGCGTTGGAGCCGCGACCGAAGGCGGCGTCGAGGTCGACGAGGTGGATCCACTCCGCGCCCTGCTCGGCCCAGGTGCGGGCGGCCTCGGCAGGGTCGCCGTAGGAGGTCTCCGAGCCGGCCTCCCCCTGGACGAGACGGACGGCCTGACCGTCGACGACGTCGACGGCGGGAAGCAGCTCGAGGCGGCGGGGCATGGGTCGATCTCTCCTTGGGAAGCGCGCGGTCAGCGCAGGGTGCTCAGCCAGTTGCGGAGCAGCTGGATCCCGGCATCGCCGGACTTCTCGGGGTGGAACTGGGTGGCCGACAGCGGGCCGTTCTCCACGGCGGCGACGAAGGGCGTCCCGTGCTCGGCCCAGGTGACCAGCGGCGGCTCGAGCGGCCCGTCGGAGCCGAGGGCGGCGGCCGGGTCCTCCTGGACGGCGTAGGAGTGGACGAAGTAGAAGCGCTCGTCCTCCAGCCCCGCGAACAGGGTCGTGCCCTCCGGCGGGGTCACCGGGGACCAGCCCATGTGCGGGACGATCGGGGCCTCGAGCCGGTCGACGGTGCCGGGCCACTGGTCCAGGCCCGAGGCGTGCTCGCCGTGCTCGTTGCCGCTGGCGAACATCACCTGCATGCCGACGCAGATGCCGAGGACGGGGCGGCCGCCGGCGAGGCGCCGCTCGATCATCCGCGGGCCGCCGACCTCACGCAGCTGGCGCATTACGGCGGCGAAGGCGCCGACGCCGGGGACGACGAGGCCATCGGCCTCCGCGACGTCCTCCGGGTCGCTGGTGAGCTCCACGTGGGCACCCGCGCGCTCGAGGGCGCGGACCGCGGACCGGACGTTGCCGGAGCCGTGGTCCAGGACGACGACGTTCGGCTGGCTGGTCACCGGAGGAGTCTAACCACAGCGCCCGGCACGTGCGGCCCCGCGTCCGGCCGCGACGACGCGGGTGCGTCGCGGCCCGCGGTCAGGGACGCGGCTTGCGCAGGCCCTTGGCGAACATGCGGGCGGCCTTCCAGCGGGGCAGGTCCCCCGAGCGCTGGTGGCCCGGGACGTCGGCCGCGCGGACACGGCCGAGGACGAGGTCCTCAACGACGTCGTCGGCACCCGCGAGCACGAGGCCCACGGGCACGTCCTCGCCCGGCTCGCCGCGCTCGTACCGGCGGGCGGTGAGCTGGCCGGACAGGCCGTGCTCGACGCCGGAGTCGGTGGTGAGGGCGGAGGTGATGAGCACGACACCGGCCTTGGTGAGCCGGGACAGGGTGCGGGCGGCCTGGTCGGCCGCGGGCGGCACCTCCTGCCCGGGCGTGCCGAGCAGCTCGGCGATGTCCCAGTCCTTCGGCTCGGCGGCCTGCTCGGCCGCCGGCTCGGTGGCCGGCTCGAGGTCGACGACCGCGACCGCCCCCGAGCGCGAGGGCACGACGTGTACGTCGACGTCCTGCATGGCGCACAGGCCGGCGAGCGCGGAGGCGGAGGCCACCGGCGTGAGCACGACGGCGACGGCGGGGACCTCGTTCACAGCGCCCCCTTGGTGGACGGGATCCCCTCGACACGGGGATCGGGCTCGATCGCCGCCCGCAGTGCCCGCGCGACGGCCTTGAACTGGGCCTCGACGATGTGGTGCGGGTCGCGCCCGTAGAGCACGCGCACGTGCATCGCGATCGCGGCGTGGTGGGCGATCGACTCGAGGACGTGACGGGTGAGCGAGCCGGTGAAGTGCCCGCCGATGAGGTGGTACTCCTGGCCGGGCGGCTCGCCGGTGTGGACGAGGTACGGGCGTCCCGACACGTCGACGACCGCCTGCGCGAGCGCCTCGTCCAGCGGCACGAGCGCGTCGCCGAACCGGGAGATGCCCCGCTTGTCGCCGAGCGCGACGCGCAGCGCCTCACCGAGGGTGATGGCGACGTCCTCGACCGTGTGGTGGGCGTCGATGTGCGTGTCACCGGTCGCCCGGACGGTGAGGTCGATGAGCGAGTGCTTGCCCAGCGCGGTGAGCATGTGGTCGTAGAAGGGCACCGTCGTCGAGATGTCGGTCCGGCCCGTGCCGTCGAGGTCGAGCTCGACGAGGACACTCGACTCCGACGTCGTGCGCTCCAGTCGCGCCGTGCGCGTCCCAGGTTCGATCACAGCCCGAGCACCTCCTCTAGGGCCGACCGGAAGGCGGCCATCTCCGCTGCGGTACCGATCGATACCCGCAACCATCCTGGCGGACCGACGACCCGGATGAGAACTCCCTGGTCGAGCAGTCCCCGCCACACCCTCTCACGGTCCTCCACCGGACCGAAGAGGACGAAGTTCGCGTCCGAGTCGGCGACGGTGAGGCCGTGCCCGCGCAGCCACGTGACGGTGCGGTCGCGCTCCGCGCGCAGCTCGGCGACCTGCGCCATGAGCTCCCCCCGGTGGCGCAGGGCGGCCCGGGCGACGGCCTGGGTGACGGCGGACAGGTGGTAGGGCAGGCGCACGACCCGCAGGACGTCGACCAGCGCGGGCGCGGCGGCGAGGTAGCCGACGCGCGCCCCGGCGAGGCCGAACGCCTTGGACATCGTCCGGCTCACCGCGAGGTGCGGGTAGCGGTCGAGCAGCTCCAGGGCGCTCGGCGTGCCCTCCCGGCGGAACTCGGCGTACGCCTCGTCGACGACGACGACGCTCGCCGTCGGTGCGCCGTCGGCGCCCTCGGGGCCGGTGGTGCGGGCTGCCTCGGCGACCGCCTCGATGGTCGAGAGCGGCAGCGCCGTCCCGGTGGGGTTGTTCGGGCTGGCGAGCAGCACGACGGAGGGGCGGTGCTCGGTCAGCTGGGCGACGGCGTGGTCCGGGTCGAGGGTGAAGTCGTCCTCGCGGCGTCCGGCGACCCAGCCGGTCATGGTGTCTCGGGCGTACTCGGGGTACATCGAGTACGTCGGCGCGAAGGACAGCGCCGTGCGCCCCGGACCGCCGAAGGCCTGGAGGAGGTGGAGCATGACCTCGTTGGAGCCGTTCGCGGCCCAGATCTGCTCGGGGCGCAGCGTGGCGCCGGACTCGACGCGCAGGTAGTCGGCGAGGTCGGCGCGCAGGTCGAGGAACTCGCGGTCCGGGTAGCGGTTGAGGCCGGGCGCGGCCTCCGCGACGGCCGCCGCGAGGTCCGCGACGACCTGCGCCGACGGCGGGTGCGGGTTCTCGTTGACGTTGAGGAGGACGGGCACGTCGAGCTGGGGGGCACCGTAGGGCTCGAGGCCCGTGAGGTCCGGCCGCACCGGGAGGGAGGTCTCACGCACGGCGGTCAGTCTATGTCCGCCGCCCGCCCCCACTCCCCGCCCGTCCACCCCCACCCCACTCCCCCTCCCCCGCGACAGCCGACTTCCGCACGACAGCCGAGTTGCGCACGACAGCGGACTTGCTCCCGAGAGCCGACTTCCGCGCGAGAGCCGAGTTGCGCACGACAGCGGACTTCCGCACGACAGCGGACTTGCTCCCGACAGCCGACTTCCGCACGACAGCCGAGTTGCGCACGGGCGGCGGGCCCGCGGGACGCCCCGGTCACCCACGTGACCCAGAATGGGACGACACCCGACCCACCGAGAGGACGACGCCTACCCATGACTGCCGAGCAGCCCGTTCCCCCGGCACCCGAGTCGGTGGGGGCCGAGGAGTTCAAGGCCGTCTTCCGCAATCACCCGGCCGGCGTCGCCGTCGTCACCTGCGCCACCCCGGCCGGACCTGCCGGCTTCACCGCCACCTCGGTGATCTCCGTGGCGGTGCACCCCGCGATGCTCGCCTTCTCCGTCGCGGCGGGGTCGATGGCGCGCCGCATCCTCGACACCGCTGCGAGCGTCGTCGTCAACTTCCTCGCGGCCGACCAGGCCGAGGTCGCGCGACGCTTCGCGGCCCGCGGCGTCGACCGTTTCGCCGGCCTCGACCACTGCACCCTCCCCACCGGCGAGCCGGTTCTCCCGGGCACGACGGCGTGGATCCGCGGCGTCGTCGAGCACCGCGTGCCGGTGGGTGACAGCCTCCTGCTCACCGTGCGCGCGGTCCTCGCCCACCGCGACGTCGCCGCCGAGCCGCTCGTGTACCTCGACCGGGCGTTCCCCGAGCTGGCGCCGCCCCGCTGACCCTCGGCTCTCGCGCAGAAGCTGCCACCAAGTCCGCGACACACCGCGCGACACGCCGCCTCTGCGTCGATCACGGCCCCCGGAGAAGCACTTCGTGGCAGGTTCCTGCCTCCAGCCACCCGACCGGCCAGCCCTCCTCGCGCGTC
Above is a genomic segment from Georgenia wutianyii containing:
- a CDS encoding S1 family peptidase, whose protein sequence is MRRPARAGVIAAATLALTACGVVPQLPGELPTDYVPEVPAPSVSDPGALSADGVDAAERMAVRIRNVGCGELSTGSGFALDERTVITNRHVVADADRIQISTYDGREIDAVSASVADVADLALLRTAEPLATVPGLAEVDAEVGEPVTVVGYPRGGQLSTAQGSVLGYELDTLGSDLGMVGRTNAQVDHGSSGSAVLGSEGQVVGVVYAMDVWSNSYMVPVSTLHDLLAEDAFEPLTSCRETGG
- a CDS encoding carboxymuconolactone decarboxylase family protein, which encodes MFIDEGRRAEEADVAEYYAGEREVWGFVPNYAACFAPRPQVAHAWRALNGTIRSGMDRRRYEIASIGAARAVRSTYCTAAHSTALRDVCGDEEAVRAIAGGAGLSPVDEAVLRFAGKVATDAASIEQTDVDELRALGLSDADVADVVYAAAARAFFTAVLDGLGARLDEQTAAVFDPDLRDAMVVGRPPADPAA
- a CDS encoding SseB family protein, with the protein product MTPLPPEMMPGGGDAARPRPDLAAKLGARTPSETADSAGQPWAGRTLKANPFSGDDGSAPPELVAALALTDETERLVAVADVLREARVLVPVVAHAHPGRDEEGAVSGHTKHGSGDPQADACASAAMVSVRTPDGRAALPVFSSVDAMRAWDATARPVPVEGVRAALSSVADADSMLVLDPAGPVTVLLGRPAVWAIVNNVRWVPSWQDPELTAVAVNALRGITELTAVRLERGVRSELRALLALAPGLTREQMMDAVTRAQEALSADPVLTDRVDSLELYPMTAPS
- the priA gene encoding bifunctional 1-(5-phosphoribosyl)-5-((5-phosphoribosylamino)methylideneamino)imidazole-4-carboxamide isomerase/phosphoribosylanthranilate isomerase PriA, which translates into the protein MPRRLELLPAVDVVDGQAVRLVQGEAGSETSYGDPAEAARTWAEQGAEWIHLVDLDAAFGRGSNAELLAGLVSDLDVAVELSGGIRDDESLARALDTGAKRVNLGTAALEDPEWTAKVIARHGERIAVGLDVRGTTLAARGWTREGGDLWEVLARLDADGCARYVLTDVRKDGMLSGPNLDLLREVCERTEAPVVASGGVSSLEDIAALRTLVDAGVEGAIVGKALYAGAFTLPEALDVAGRP
- the hisH gene encoding imidazole glycerol phosphate synthase subunit HisH, with protein sequence MTSQPNVVVLDHGSGNVRSAVRALERAGAHVELTSDPEDVAEADGLVVPGVGAFAAVMRQLREVGGPRMIERRLAGGRPVLGICVGMQVMFASGNEHGEHASGLDQWPGTVDRLEAPIVPHMGWSPVTPPEGTTLFAGLEDERFYFVHSYAVQEDPAAALGSDGPLEPPLVTWAEHGTPFVAAVENGPLSATQFHPEKSGDAGIQLLRNWLSTLR
- the hisB gene encoding imidazoleglycerol-phosphate dehydratase HisB, which encodes MIEPGTRTARLERTTSESSVLVELDLDGTGRTDISTTVPFYDHMLTALGKHSLIDLTVRATGDTHIDAHHTVEDVAITLGEALRVALGDKRGISRFGDALVPLDEALAQAVVDVSGRPYLVHTGEPPGQEYHLIGGHFTGSLTRHVLESIAHHAAIAMHVRVLYGRDPHHIVEAQFKAVARALRAAIEPDPRVEGIPSTKGAL
- a CDS encoding histidinol-phosphate transaminase — protein: MTAVRETSLPVRPDLTGLEPYGAPQLDVPVLLNVNENPHPPSAQVVADLAAAVAEAAPGLNRYPDREFLDLRADLADYLRVESGATLRPEQIWAANGSNEVMLHLLQAFGGPGRTALSFAPTYSMYPEYARDTMTGWVAGRREDDFTLDPDHAVAQLTEHRPSVVLLASPNNPTGTALPLSTIEAVAEAARTTGPEGADGAPTASVVVVDEAYAEFRREGTPSALELLDRYPHLAVSRTMSKAFGLAGARVGYLAAAPALVDVLRVVRLPYHLSAVTQAVARAALRHRGELMAQVAELRAERDRTVTWLRGHGLTVADSDANFVLFGPVEDRERVWRGLLDQGVLIRVVGPPGWLRVSIGTAAEMAAFRSALEEVLGL
- a CDS encoding flavin reductase family protein; the protein is MTAEQPVPPAPESVGAEEFKAVFRNHPAGVAVVTCATPAGPAGFTATSVISVAVHPAMLAFSVAAGSMARRILDTAASVVVNFLAADQAEVARRFAARGVDRFAGLDHCTLPTGEPVLPGTTAWIRGVVEHRVPVGDSLLLTVRAVLAHRDVAAEPLVYLDRAFPELAPPR